Proteins encoded in a region of the Paenibacillus pedocola genome:
- a CDS encoding cache domain-containing sensor histidine kinase: MKLQNKLMLGYVLVCVIPLLFVSAFIFQQSARGLEDSSEEFASLYTSQIRTTLNEFLKEYEEVTKSVLVDNDIIYSLGEARNLPFDELIDQRLAVQRLLMRVALLKSEMSSVMLVSRDNSVYQFSNSTNKINENALLAQKWYTRLRNSSETFFITGLHDRSYYEDKGEGAVVTAGRVLFSSDGAYAGMLLIDLDPFTLLQLDHEFILARDKYGISVVITNLQQQIVYHSDAASGKISWKQVLDSGQEYIEDKEDKDHIVLLSSTSQGELFIKTEIPRSKLLKKINQIKGMTVIVILMSCLIITLFSFGLSYTITRPIKALRRSMKQAEVGQYLAIEKEQTGDEIGSLVHSYNKMIITIRTLIEDVYIGEIKQRQAKFIALQNQINPHMLYNTLESIRMKALVKDDDETADMIKILARMFRLTLNKEGRLHSVRHELEYTANYLQLQNIRFDNSFRLELNLPDEMLDCSIIPLVFQPIVENSINHGFEDYSRIMTITIEGRWTEQGEMLFRITDDGAGMSLDKRSQLLAALDGAELHKYKLEDVNEQPEKGLGLQNIAERIKLHYGDRYYLTIIAGIQDGTSIEILIPRSGRDQE, translated from the coding sequence ATGAAACTGCAAAATAAGTTAATGCTGGGCTATGTATTGGTGTGCGTTATTCCCTTGTTATTTGTAAGCGCGTTCATATTTCAGCAGTCTGCCAGGGGGCTGGAGGACTCCTCTGAGGAGTTCGCCTCGCTGTATACGTCGCAGATTCGCACGACTCTGAATGAATTTCTGAAAGAATATGAAGAAGTTACGAAATCCGTTCTCGTTGATAACGATATAATTTACAGTCTCGGTGAGGCCAGGAATTTGCCCTTTGACGAACTGATTGATCAAAGGTTGGCGGTGCAGCGGCTGCTGATGCGGGTGGCCCTGCTCAAATCAGAAATGAGCAGTGTGATGCTGGTCAGCAGGGATAACAGCGTATATCAGTTCAGTAATTCTACCAATAAGATCAATGAGAATGCCCTGCTTGCCCAGAAGTGGTACACCAGGCTTCGTAATTCCAGTGAGACCTTCTTTATTACCGGACTGCATGACCGTTCCTATTATGAGGATAAAGGGGAGGGAGCGGTAGTAACTGCAGGCAGAGTGCTGTTCAGCTCTGACGGTGCCTATGCGGGGATGCTGCTGATAGATCTGGATCCTTTTACATTGCTGCAGCTCGATCATGAATTCATTCTGGCCCGGGACAAGTACGGTATAAGTGTAGTGATAACGAATCTACAGCAGCAGATTGTGTACCACTCTGATGCTGCCAGCGGTAAAATCTCCTGGAAGCAGGTTCTTGATTCTGGCCAGGAGTATATCGAGGATAAGGAAGATAAGGACCATATTGTACTGCTTAGCAGCACATCGCAGGGAGAGCTCTTTATCAAGACCGAAATTCCCCGCTCAAAGCTGCTGAAGAAAATTAATCAGATCAAGGGCATGACTGTCATCGTCATTCTGATGAGCTGTCTGATTATTACTCTCTTCTCCTTCGGTCTAAGCTATACGATTACGAGACCGATCAAGGCACTCCGCAGAAGCATGAAGCAGGCAGAGGTCGGGCAATATCTCGCTATCGAGAAAGAGCAGACGGGTGACGAGATCGGAAGCCTCGTACACAGCTATAACAAAATGATTATAACTATCCGCACGTTGATCGAGGACGTATATATCGGGGAAATCAAACAGCGGCAGGCCAAATTTATTGCGCTGCAGAATCAGATCAATCCCCATATGCTCTACAATACCCTGGAATCCATCCGGATGAAGGCACTGGTTAAAGATGATGACGAGACGGCAGACATGATTAAAATTCTGGCACGCATGTTCCGGCTGACCTTAAATAAAGAAGGCAGGCTCCATTCGGTAAGGCATGAGCTGGAATACACAGCAAATTATCTGCAGCTGCAGAATATCCGGTTCGATAACTCCTTCCGGCTGGAGCTTAACCTACCTGATGAAATGCTGGACTGCAGCATCATTCCTCTGGTCTTCCAGCCGATCGTTGAGAATAGCATCAACCATGGATTTGAAGACTATAGCCGGATCATGACCATTACCATTGAGGGCCGCTGGACGGAGCAAGGAGAGATGTTATTCCGGATAACAGATGATGGTGCCGGGATGAGTCTGGACAAGCGATCCCAGCTTCTTGCCGCCCTGGACGGAGCAGAATTGCATAAGTATAAGCTGGAGGATGTGAATGAACAGCCGGAGAAGGGGCTCGGCCTGCAAAATATCGCAGAACGCATCAAGCTGCATTACGGAGACAGATATTATCTGACGATTATTGCCGGAATACAGGATGGAACGTCCATTGAAATCCTGATTCCAAGAAGCGGGAGGGACCAGGAATGA
- a CDS encoding glycoside hydrolase family 43 protein, with protein MKTTFSNPVIPGFHPDPSVCRVEDDYYLVTSSFDYFPGIPVFHSKDLVNWRQLGHVLTRDSQLQLQGSLPPGWSQGIYAPTIRYHEGLFYVITTNISIQKSLYVWAENPQGPWSEPIFLDGWGGVDPSLFFDEDGKVYITGTSDFMGEKTGIYQAELDIADGKLLSARRMIWEGTGGSHPEGPHLYRINGWYYLMAAEGGTEYGHMETISRSRNPYGPFESNPANPILSNRSTSKPIQATGHADLVQAKDGSWWCVFLGIRPVGNAKRHILGRETNLAPVSWNEEGWPVAGNHGLAELEYDAGTLPLGEPAAWEHREDFDTEMLGPVWNFYRNPEPDSWSLKERTGYLTLKGRVCSLSEKGSPAFVGRRQQHKNCEIRTKLEFLPEDGEEAGLTVFMNEKFHYEIAKTLKDGVPKLIFRRRMGSFMQIAAEVDYDGSEVILGIQANEVMYTFTYAHPDRTTAEVIGKGEVAFLTKEVAGGFAGTFFAMYAAGSGKNAETPAHFDYFDYVPLEDRPLNLFEVFTLSEGL; from the coding sequence ATGAAGACGACGTTTAGCAATCCGGTTATTCCCGGCTTCCATCCTGACCCGAGTGTCTGCAGAGTAGAAGACGATTATTATCTGGTTACGAGCTCATTCGATTATTTTCCGGGCATCCCTGTCTTTCACAGCAAGGATTTGGTGAACTGGCGGCAGCTCGGGCATGTGTTAACCCGTGACAGCCAGCTTCAGCTTCAGGGCTCACTCCCTCCGGGATGGTCTCAGGGAATATATGCACCCACGATCCGGTATCATGAAGGCTTGTTTTATGTGATCACTACAAATATTTCCATACAGAAGAGCCTCTATGTCTGGGCGGAAAATCCGCAAGGACCCTGGTCTGAACCGATCTTCCTTGACGGCTGGGGAGGTGTTGATCCCTCCTTATTCTTCGATGAAGACGGGAAGGTGTATATAACAGGTACATCTGACTTTATGGGTGAGAAGACGGGGATCTATCAGGCGGAGCTGGATATAGCAGACGGGAAGCTATTGAGTGCCAGAAGAATGATCTGGGAAGGGACGGGCGGGAGCCATCCTGAAGGTCCGCACTTATACCGGATTAACGGCTGGTATTATTTAATGGCAGCAGAGGGCGGTACTGAATACGGGCATATGGAGACAATTTCCAGGAGCCGTAATCCGTATGGGCCGTTCGAATCCAATCCGGCTAATCCAATCCTCTCGAACCGGAGTACGTCCAAACCTATTCAGGCAACGGGACATGCTGATCTGGTGCAGGCAAAGGATGGCAGCTGGTGGTGCGTCTTTCTGGGCATTAGGCCGGTCGGCAATGCTAAACGCCATATCCTGGGCCGTGAGACGAATCTGGCACCGGTCTCCTGGAACGAAGAAGGCTGGCCAGTCGCAGGGAATCATGGGTTGGCCGAGTTGGAGTATGATGCCGGCACTCTGCCGCTCGGGGAACCAGCGGCCTGGGAACACAGAGAGGATTTTGATACCGAAATGCTCGGTCCGGTATGGAACTTTTACCGTAATCCGGAGCCGGATTCGTGGTCCTTGAAGGAACGTACGGGTTATCTGACGTTGAAGGGGCGGGTTTGCAGCCTTAGTGAAAAGGGCTCACCCGCATTCGTTGGCCGCAGGCAGCAGCATAAAAACTGTGAAATCCGTACTAAGCTGGAGTTCTTGCCCGAAGATGGCGAGGAAGCCGGGCTTACCGTATTCATGAATGAAAAATTCCATTATGAGATTGCCAAGACACTGAAGGACGGAGTACCCAAATTAATATTCAGACGCCGGATGGGCAGCTTTATGCAGATTGCAGCGGAAGTGGATTATGACGGCTCCGAAGTTATCCTGGGTATTCAGGCGAATGAAGTTATGTATACGTTTACTTATGCGCATCCGGACAGGACAACAGCTGAGGTTATTGGAAAAGGCGAGGTTGCATTCCTTACTAAGGAGGTCGCAGGCGGCTTTGCTGGCACGTTCTTTGCGATGTATGCGGCCGGCAGCGGAAAGAATGCGGAAACGCCAGCGCATTTTGATTATTTTGACTACGTTCCATTGGAAGATAGGCCGCTGAATCTGTTTGAAGTGTTCACCCTGTCTGAAGGATTATAG
- a CDS encoding SDR family NAD(P)-dependent oxidoreductase yields MTDFSSVKGKVVIVTGAADGLGEAIAQCYAENGIRVVVTDINSGKGQQAVEQIKARGGEASFFQADVSSEQEITGMIDYAVATYGRLDGLVNNAGIAAPNRPLHEYSAEEFDRITSVDLKGVFLGMKYGVEAILRSKSSGGFIVNIASLAGILGNSSMGLYTSSKHGVVGLTKSAALDYAPYNITVNAICPGTFRTSIWGQAPEEVIQEFATIISPNGKLGDPREIAHLALFLASDLARYISGAAIPVDAGAGAGKLTPTKWEHPEILQ; encoded by the coding sequence ATGACGGATTTCTCAAGTGTTAAGGGAAAGGTGGTTATCGTAACAGGCGCCGCCGACGGATTGGGTGAGGCTATTGCCCAATGCTATGCAGAGAATGGAATAAGGGTTGTCGTCACAGACATCAATAGCGGGAAAGGGCAGCAAGCTGTAGAACAGATCAAGGCACGGGGCGGGGAGGCTTCTTTCTTCCAGGCCGATGTCAGCAGCGAACAGGAGATTACGGGAATGATCGATTATGCGGTTGCAACCTATGGCCGCTTGGATGGCCTGGTTAATAATGCCGGCATTGCGGCTCCTAACCGTCCGCTTCATGAATATTCGGCTGAGGAATTTGACCGGATAACCTCTGTGGATCTGAAGGGTGTCTTCCTGGGCATGAAGTATGGGGTGGAGGCTATTCTGCGGTCGAAATCATCCGGCGGCTTTATCGTGAACATTGCCTCACTGGCCGGAATATTGGGCAACAGCTCCATGGGGCTCTATACTTCATCCAAGCATGGCGTAGTGGGCTTGACCAAGAGCGCAGCTCTCGACTATGCGCCTTATAACATCACTGTAAATGCCATCTGCCCGGGAACCTTCCGAACCTCGATCTGGGGGCAGGCGCCTGAAGAAGTGATACAGGAATTTGCCACAATTATCTCTCCAAACGGGAAGCTTGGAGATCCGCGGGAAATTGCCCATTTGGCCCTATTCCTGGCCTCTGACCTGGCACGTTATATAAGTGGTGCGGCGATTCCTGTTGACGCAGGTGCTGGTGCTGGAAAGCTTACACCTACCAAGTGGGAGCATCCGGAAATTCTACAATAA
- a CDS encoding MFS transporter, translating to MGQIANRNVIKEQKAASKAERDRKYRRAKSWQMAIYPVGGFGHNAFMFLMGLVSYYAAGIVGLGTVVASLIITGSRVMDAVTDPVMGILLDKTNGRFGKVRPALAIAYVLMAASTLLLFFTNHLVPEALKLVYFIVLYFVFIIGYALSQISLNIGNAVITNDPEQRPLFGGLTMIYTMIFYTGASVYLSLYLTGKYGGYTNVELFQEMTISTVIIAGIAYTLAIIGIASKDRSENYGTGQKTEAIKLKEIWPLFKSNRPLQMYVIAASIDKLSLQIAGNQIVNVMLFGIVIGNYSLMGTTNAIGMIPNILVLVFGIRYSMRFGSKKGFVIATWACVISYSLLLLLLWLGDPTQIRLDNMGFMTISFMVLYLVGGAVRYVGSGLMMPMLADVIDYSAYKSNHYAPGLISSVYAFIDKGVSSLQQTFVGIMLAFIGFRTAFPDVDTPYSGKIFWMTMFLASGVMLLAWIISLIAMKFYELDKDRMAEIQEELEARRQAAQI from the coding sequence GTGGGGCAGATTGCAAACAGAAATGTAATCAAAGAACAAAAGGCTGCCAGTAAAGCGGAGAGAGACAGAAAATACCGCCGTGCAAAGTCTTGGCAGATGGCTATCTATCCGGTCGGCGGCTTCGGCCATAATGCCTTTATGTTCCTGATGGGCCTTGTATCCTATTATGCTGCTGGTATTGTCGGATTGGGCACGGTGGTTGCTTCACTGATTATTACCGGTTCAAGGGTTATGGATGCTGTTACGGACCCGGTTATGGGGATTCTGCTGGACAAAACCAACGGGAGATTCGGAAAGGTCAGACCTGCTCTGGCTATCGCGTATGTTCTGATGGCTGCTTCGACTCTTCTGTTGTTTTTTACAAACCATCTTGTTCCTGAGGCTTTGAAGCTTGTTTATTTTATAGTCCTGTATTTTGTATTTATTATCGGCTATGCGCTGTCCCAGATTTCACTCAATATCGGGAATGCCGTTATTACGAACGATCCGGAGCAACGGCCTCTGTTCGGCGGGCTGACCATGATCTACACGATGATTTTCTACACAGGCGCCTCCGTGTACCTGTCATTATATTTGACCGGCAAATATGGCGGTTATACGAATGTCGAGCTTTTTCAGGAAATGACGATCTCAACAGTAATCATTGCGGGTATTGCCTATACTCTCGCCATTATCGGAATTGCCTCCAAGGACCGCAGTGAAAACTACGGCACAGGCCAAAAAACGGAAGCCATCAAATTAAAAGAAATTTGGCCCCTGTTCAAAAGCAACCGGCCGCTGCAGATGTATGTCATCGCTGCCTCGATCGACAAGCTCAGCCTACAAATCGCCGGAAATCAGATTGTGAATGTCATGTTGTTCGGCATTGTTATCGGAAACTACAGCCTGATGGGAACGACAAACGCCATAGGTATGATTCCGAATATATTAGTGCTGGTGTTCGGAATCCGCTACTCCATGAGATTCGGCTCGAAAAAAGGGTTCGTGATTGCCACCTGGGCCTGCGTCATCAGCTACAGCCTTCTATTGCTGCTGCTGTGGCTGGGTGATCCCACTCAGATCCGGCTAGATAATATGGGCTTTATGACCATCAGCTTCATGGTACTGTATCTGGTTGGCGGAGCTGTACGGTATGTAGGTTCAGGCCTGATGATGCCGATGCTGGCCGATGTCATTGATTACAGCGCGTACAAATCCAATCATTATGCCCCTGGGCTGATTTCTTCTGTATACGCATTCATTGATAAAGGGGTGTCTTCCCTGCAGCAGACCTTTGTCGGCATCATGCTTGCGTTTATCGGCTTCAGAACGGCATTTCCTGATGTGGATACACCATACTCAGGTAAAATTTTCTGGATGACAATGTTCCTCGCCAGCGGAGTGATGCTGCTCGCGTGGATCATCTCCCTGATTGCAATGAAGTTCTATGAGCTGGATAAGGACCGTATGGCCGAAATTCAGGAAGAGCTTGAGGCGAGGCGCCAAGCTGCCCAGATTTAA
- a CDS encoding glycosyl hydrolase: protein MNTKIERLLQAEGENYIFPFLWLHGEEEEILREYMEAIHSAGIGAVCIESRPHPDFCGPRWWQDLDIIIDEAKQRGMKVWILDDSHFPTGYANGTLEQAPAELCRQFLYYSSIEVTGPVKSAQLNVAKHAKYVKNPFEVSMFSMRAKKEKRKFEDDTLLSVCAARVDQGFDTATLTDITHMVKDGELVWDVPEGKWTVYVNYLTRNAGSRDGYINMLDKISAGKLIEAVYEPHYARYQAEFGNTIAGFFSDEPELGNGKMNDNKPIGAEQDLPWSVEVEVQLLARLGENWRSRLPLLWESGNRPDLTAEVRYVYMDIITRLVEENFSRQIGEWCTKRNVEYIGHLIEDNNMHARPGSSLGHFFRGLSGQHMSGIDDIGGQVMPGGELYPKRTVIGERDGEFFHYLLGKLGSSFAAIDPVKKGRTMCEIFGAYGWGEGVRMMKYLVDHFLVRGVNHYVPHAFSAKPYPDPDCPPHFYANGHDPQFRHFGALMRYLNRMCALISDGKRVTPAAILYHAEAEWAGNYMLSQKPAHVLMDHQIDFDIIPSDVFVEQDRFNTRLADILQVNNQEYKAVIIPYSEYITASTAKAILELQQAGCLVLFIDGLPSGILDGEQELLAGLSGCKVVALEALTGELQTHAAAELAVEPAFPMLRYLHYREQSDLYLFTNENMAETFRGTVTVPTQGAVYGYDVWNNTLHEVQADPVDGGTALQLEIPPYQSVVIVFDHAGATGITAPMSSDEELVLKEGWTMSLASSVEYPHFHDEQAISGFTSIGLKYPEFSGFIRYENEVSVPAWNRAVLVIEDAFEGVEVFINDQSAGIQVAPPFRFDISKLLNLGENTVRIEVATTLEREQYFSPLNQGSVFAAFIKAPFLQPTGIMGEVKIRGQY from the coding sequence ATGAATACAAAAATTGAGCGTCTGCTTCAGGCGGAAGGAGAAAACTACATCTTCCCTTTTCTATGGCTGCACGGGGAAGAGGAGGAAATCCTCAGAGAATATATGGAGGCGATTCATTCAGCCGGCATCGGCGCGGTTTGTATAGAGAGCAGGCCTCACCCAGACTTTTGCGGACCCCGGTGGTGGCAGGATCTGGACATTATTATCGATGAAGCGAAACAGCGGGGGATGAAGGTCTGGATACTGGATGATAGCCATTTTCCTACGGGATATGCCAATGGCACGCTGGAGCAGGCTCCTGCTGAATTGTGCCGGCAATTTCTTTATTACTCGTCTATTGAAGTAACGGGACCTGTAAAGTCAGCCCAGCTGAACGTGGCCAAGCATGCTAAATACGTCAAAAACCCGTTTGAAGTCAGCATGTTTTCGATGCGGGCGAAGAAGGAAAAAAGGAAATTTGAGGATGACACACTGTTAAGTGTATGTGCAGCACGTGTGGATCAGGGCTTCGATACGGCAACATTAACCGATATTACACACATGGTAAAAGACGGGGAGCTGGTATGGGATGTTCCGGAAGGCAAATGGACCGTATATGTGAATTATCTGACCCGGAATGCAGGGAGCCGGGACGGCTATATCAACATGCTGGATAAGATCAGCGCAGGCAAACTGATTGAAGCTGTATACGAGCCGCATTACGCGCGTTATCAGGCAGAGTTCGGAAATACCATAGCCGGCTTCTTCTCCGATGAACCGGAGCTTGGTAACGGGAAGATGAATGATAATAAGCCGATTGGCGCAGAGCAGGATCTTCCGTGGAGCGTTGAGGTGGAGGTACAGCTGCTTGCCCGGCTTGGAGAGAACTGGAGATCCCGATTGCCGCTGCTCTGGGAGTCAGGCAATCGTCCGGATCTGACTGCAGAGGTCCGTTATGTGTACATGGATATCATCACACGGCTCGTGGAAGAGAATTTCTCCAGGCAGATCGGGGAATGGTGTACGAAGCGGAATGTAGAGTACATCGGCCATTTAATTGAAGATAATAACATGCATGCAAGACCCGGCTCCAGTCTGGGTCATTTCTTCCGCGGGCTGTCCGGCCAGCATATGTCCGGTATTGATGATATCGGCGGTCAGGTGATGCCAGGCGGCGAGCTTTACCCGAAAAGAACGGTCATCGGGGAGCGGGACGGGGAATTCTTCCATTATCTTCTCGGGAAGCTGGGCAGCTCTTTTGCGGCTATTGATCCGGTCAAAAAGGGGCGTACCATGTGCGAGATTTTCGGCGCATACGGCTGGGGCGAAGGTGTCCGCATGATGAAATATCTTGTGGATCATTTCCTGGTCAGGGGCGTGAATCATTATGTGCCGCATGCCTTTTCTGCCAAGCCTTATCCGGACCCTGATTGTCCCCCGCATTTCTATGCGAACGGCCATGATCCGCAGTTTCGCCATTTCGGTGCCCTGATGAGATACTTGAACCGGATGTGTGCCCTGATCAGTGACGGTAAACGTGTGACTCCGGCAGCTATTCTGTATCATGCGGAGGCAGAGTGGGCGGGGAATTATATGCTGAGCCAGAAGCCAGCCCATGTCCTGATGGACCATCAGATTGATTTTGACATTATCCCATCCGATGTATTTGTGGAACAGGACAGGTTCAACACCCGGCTTGCGGATATTCTTCAGGTCAATAATCAGGAATACAAAGCAGTGATTATTCCATATTCGGAGTACATTACAGCAAGTACAGCCAAGGCAATTCTGGAGCTTCAGCAGGCAGGCTGCCTTGTTCTCTTCATTGATGGCCTGCCAAGCGGGATTCTTGATGGAGAGCAGGAATTGCTTGCTGGGCTGTCAGGATGTAAGGTGGTTGCGTTAGAGGCGCTTACTGGAGAGCTGCAGACACACGCTGCTGCAGAGCTGGCAGTGGAGCCGGCTTTTCCGATGCTGCGTTATCTGCATTACCGGGAACAGAGCGATCTCTATCTGTTCACTAACGAGAATATGGCTGAGACGTTCCGCGGAACGGTAACCGTCCCAACCCAAGGCGCTGTGTACGGTTATGATGTCTGGAACAATACCCTGCATGAAGTGCAGGCGGATCCGGTAGACGGGGGAACTGCACTTCAATTAGAAATACCGCCGTATCAAAGTGTAGTTATTGTATTTGACCATGCCGGGGCTACAGGGATCACCGCACCAATGTCTTCGGATGAGGAGCTGGTTCTGAAGGAGGGCTGGACCATGAGCCTGGCGTCTTCTGTGGAGTATCCCCATTTCCATGATGAACAGGCCATATCCGGGTTCACCAGTATAGGATTGAAATATCCTGAGTTCTCCGGTTTTATCCGCTATGAGAATGAGGTATCCGTTCCGGCATGGAACCGGGCAGTACTGGTTATTGAGGATGCTTTTGAAGGCGTAGAAGTATTCATAAATGATCAGTCAGCGGGAATTCAGGTTGCTCCGCCATTTAGATTTGATATCAGCAAGTTGTTAAATTTAGGGGAAAATACAGTCCGGATTGAGGTAGCCACCACGCTGGAGCGTGAGCAGTATTTCTCGCCGCTGAATCAGGGAAGTGTCTTTGCTGCTTTTATCAAAGCTCCGTTTCTGCAGCCTACCGGAATTATGGGAGAGGTAAAAATAAGGGGACAATATTAA
- a CDS encoding glycoside hydrolase family 2 protein produces the protein MRKVLNLNAVWKFSKQDVIEAKEPAYSDLDWETVTLPHTWNAIDGANGNEYDRRACWYRKALTLSEADRNNRVYIEFQGANSVADIYLNGRYIGQHRGGYSTFRFDLTEHFQFGGPNVLAVKVDNSAIEDVYPLRADFTFFGGIYRDVNLIVVNPVHIDLMDQGSPGVYIIQEEVTGDSARLKVRTRITNAYAEESKVRLWIELLDQTGKIAGISGAEVNLAAGDTAAVDLALTIKNPLLWEAAPDAHLYKARVTLQRYNDTVDEAVIPFGVRYFHVDPDRGLYLNGRAVRLHGVARHQDRKDRGWAITACEHDEDMALIQEIGANSIRLAHYQHDQYFYDLCDRAGMVVWAEIPFITRMSESDLSGENAKSQMTELIRQNYNHPSVLFWGIQNEIQIGSKNVEQVRKVVRELHELTRQEDPTRLTTMANMFIVDDKDEYNYITDVIGYNKYYGWYNGKAEEFGPWIDRFHEINPDTSLCISEYGAEGIIEYHTDQPVVKDYTEEYHALYHEQVWKIFEQRPFLWATYVWNMFDFGANVRDEGGVKGRNNKGLVTYDRKVKKDAFYMYKAHWSTTPFVHIAGKRHLERAGNSIDLKVYTNCKSVSLFVNGVKTVTLSGSDRVLVFKSVALGEGYTQIEVVAEDETGSFTDQTVFKKVAAVNPCYSAPAEDKGEMVANWFTLPEHDDNEPWVEVEIPEGVYSSGDTLQDLMADEAAKSVVIRVLGDLTQIPMYGMMENFKVDALAAMDNDSLLFNKRAINKLNQELIKIKKQAGKVR, from the coding sequence ATGCGGAAAGTGTTGAATTTGAATGCGGTGTGGAAATTCTCAAAACAGGATGTTATAGAAGCCAAAGAGCCTGCTTACAGCGATCTCGACTGGGAAACGGTCACACTGCCGCATACCTGGAATGCGATTGATGGAGCAAACGGAAATGAATATGACCGGAGGGCTTGCTGGTACCGTAAGGCTCTGACCTTGTCCGAAGCAGACCGGAACAACCGGGTGTATATCGAATTCCAGGGAGCCAACAGTGTGGCCGATATTTACTTGAACGGCCGGTATATTGGCCAGCACCGCGGCGGCTATTCCACCTTCCGGTTTGATCTGACGGAGCATTTCCAGTTCGGCGGCCCCAATGTGCTGGCTGTTAAGGTGGACAATTCAGCAATTGAGGATGTGTATCCGCTGCGCGCCGATTTCACCTTCTTTGGGGGGATTTACCGGGATGTGAATCTTATCGTCGTAAATCCGGTGCATATCGATTTAATGGATCAGGGTTCACCGGGAGTCTATATTATTCAGGAAGAAGTGACTGGTGATTCAGCCAGGTTGAAGGTCCGTACCCGGATCACCAATGCTTACGCAGAAGAGAGCAAGGTTAGACTGTGGATCGAGCTGTTGGATCAGACAGGGAAGATTGCCGGCATTTCAGGTGCCGAGGTGAATCTGGCTGCCGGAGACACGGCGGCTGTGGATTTGGCGTTAACCATTAAGAATCCGCTGCTGTGGGAGGCCGCTCCTGATGCACATCTTTACAAGGCGAGAGTAACCCTGCAGCGCTATAACGATACAGTGGACGAGGCCGTTATCCCCTTCGGCGTACGCTATTTCCACGTTGATCCAGACCGGGGGCTGTACCTGAACGGCAGAGCGGTACGGCTGCACGGTGTGGCACGGCATCAGGACCGTAAGGATAGGGGCTGGGCCATTACAGCCTGCGAGCATGATGAAGATATGGCGCTGATACAAGAAATCGGAGCCAACTCCATTCGTCTGGCGCACTACCAGCACGACCAGTATTTCTATGATTTATGTGACCGTGCGGGAATGGTCGTTTGGGCGGAGATTCCATTTATTACCCGGATGTCGGAAAGCGATCTGTCCGGTGAAAATGCCAAGTCCCAGATGACCGAGCTGATCCGTCAGAATTACAACCATCCTTCGGTGCTGTTCTGGGGCATCCAGAATGAAATCCAGATCGGCAGCAAGAATGTTGAACAGGTCCGTAAGGTCGTCCGTGAGCTTCATGAATTGACCAGGCAAGAGGATCCGACCCGCCTGACTACGATGGCCAACATGTTTATTGTCGACGACAAGGATGAGTACAACTATATTACGGATGTAATCGGCTATAACAAATATTATGGCTGGTATAACGGGAAAGCAGAGGAATTCGGCCCGTGGATTGATCGGTTTCATGAGATCAACCCTGATACCAGCCTGTGTATCTCCGAGTACGGTGCTGAAGGGATCATCGAATATCACACCGATCAGCCAGTAGTGAAGGATTACACCGAGGAATACCATGCGCTTTACCACGAGCAGGTATGGAAGATTTTTGAGCAGCGTCCGTTCCTGTGGGCTACGTATGTGTGGAATATGTTCGATTTCGGGGCCAATGTCCGGGATGAGGGTGGAGTGAAAGGGCGTAACAACAAAGGGCTGGTTACCTATGACCGCAAAGTGAAGAAGGATGCTTTCTATATGTATAAAGCACACTGGTCCACGACTCCCTTCGTTCATATTGCCGGGAAACGGCATTTGGAGCGTGCAGGCAACAGCATCGATTTGAAGGTATACACCAACTGCAAGTCAGTATCGCTTTTCGTTAATGGTGTGAAGACCGTAACATTGTCCGGATCTGATCGAGTTCTGGTGTTCAAAAGTGTCGCTTTGGGGGAAGGGTATACTCAAATTGAGGTTGTAGCAGAAGATGAAACAGGCTCTTTTACCGATCAGACCGTGTTTAAAAAAGTTGCGGCAGTGAACCCTTGCTACTCCGCGCCTGCCGAGGATAAAGGGGAAATGGTTGCTAACTGGTTCACCCTGCCTGAGCATGATGACAATGAGCCATGGGTTGAGGTGGAGATACCGGAGGGGGTCTATTCCTCTGGCGATACGCTGCAGGATCTAATGGCCGATGAAGCAGCGAAATCGGTAGTAATCCGTGTACTGGGTGATCTGACCCAGATTCCCATGTATGGCATGATGGAGAATTTCAAAGTCGATGCACTGGCCGCGATGGATAACGATAGTCTATTGTTCAACAAACGGGCGATAAACAAATTGAATCAAGAGTTGATCAAAATTAAAAAGCAGGCAGGAAAGGTCAGGTAG